One part of the Bacteroidia bacterium genome encodes these proteins:
- a CDS encoding PhnD/SsuA/transferrin family substrate-binding protein has protein sequence MKQKLIYIFLIFSLLPGIFLGQDTFKVGIIQYKSPKAFSETYQPLINYLGKELNKKIILDIVPEDELAYKLAKGQYDMGIFTVFPYLRAKIDFEELEVFASHTVNGEDSYSGCIMIRKESGINSLHQLKKRNFLFVKPSSTSGYKYPKGIFKERNLDIDAGFFEYDFSGGHDRSLKALMDKEVDGIAVDTRVYNNLSAQNKDEYHMLECYEIPYHAYVLAPDVDSSLKAELKLIMFDAHKNPSNRPLFNNPLKIEKWHAQTDDAYNSLRRYLRIVREKPSVHVSWEIRNAAQKLLDERGDLLALLQESCLNKLTSTQRFKEVSDEDSQMENAKEVKISLGVIDKQLHYNFYLDDVQIGEGNLNEQRLVSELPTLLTRDVLKAYILEGQLLFNGEAWFVTFGSDDGVKAADYTFEIEGDSGIKRLLSETEISRITSLNTFFKKADSNSFKEGQKVRILYNDAMVAELEGGNSGIGEGSFWDNLDNRWGVIGLLVAFISVAVGSYFSTARKRRFQSYQRQANDLLLHFWVDKANVDPKLISLKEKIHASLQKTRINENQFLILNKRIDDIERIIHEDFPHHKKLNKTVKDELDEICSNGVITEKEFSRIMTLTRKFGRESAS, from the coding sequence ATGAAGCAAAAGTTAATTTACATCTTTCTCATTTTCAGTCTCTTGCCTGGAATTTTCTTAGGGCAGGATACCTTTAAGGTTGGGATTATCCAATATAAATCTCCCAAAGCTTTTTCGGAGACTTACCAACCGCTGATAAATTATCTGGGAAAAGAATTGAATAAGAAAATCATCCTGGACATCGTCCCGGAAGATGAATTGGCCTATAAACTTGCCAAGGGGCAATACGATATGGGCATATTTACGGTCTTCCCATACCTGAGAGCCAAGATTGATTTTGAAGAATTGGAGGTTTTTGCCTCTCATACCGTAAATGGAGAAGATTCCTATAGTGGTTGTATCATGATCCGTAAGGAAAGTGGGATCAATTCACTTCACCAACTGAAAAAGCGGAATTTCCTTTTTGTCAAACCGAGTTCGACCTCTGGCTACAAATATCCCAAAGGCATTTTCAAAGAACGTAACCTTGATATTGATGCAGGTTTCTTTGAATATGATTTTTCAGGGGGACATGACAGATCACTCAAAGCCCTTATGGATAAGGAAGTGGATGGAATAGCGGTAGATACCCGGGTATATAATAACCTTTCTGCACAAAACAAGGATGAATACCATATGCTGGAGTGCTATGAGATTCCATATCATGCCTATGTTTTAGCACCTGATGTCGATAGTAGCCTTAAAGCAGAACTCAAACTGATCATGTTTGATGCTCATAAAAACCCGAGCAATCGACCCCTATTCAACAATCCTTTAAAAATTGAGAAATGGCACGCTCAAACGGATGATGCCTACAATTCACTAAGAAGGTATTTGAGGATAGTACGGGAAAAGCCTTCCGTTCATGTAAGTTGGGAAATTCGAAACGCTGCCCAGAAGTTGTTGGATGAAAGAGGAGATCTGCTGGCTCTGCTACAGGAATCCTGCCTTAACAAACTAACTTCTACTCAGCGCTTTAAAGAGGTGAGTGATGAAGATTCTCAAATGGAAAATGCCAAAGAGGTAAAGATTAGTTTGGGGGTAATTGACAAACAGTTGCATTACAACTTTTACCTGGATGATGTACAAATAGGTGAAGGGAACCTCAATGAGCAACGACTGGTATCAGAATTGCCAACGCTGCTCACAAGAGATGTATTGAAAGCCTATATACTTGAAGGCCAGCTTCTATTCAATGGAGAAGCATGGTTCGTTACCTTTGGTTCAGATGATGGGGTTAAAGCAGCAGATTATACTTTCGAGATAGAAGGAGATTCAGGGATAAAGAGATTACTAAGTGAAACAGAAATATCTCGAATCACCAGCCTGAATACTTTTTTCAAAAAGGCGGACAGCAATTCTTTTAAAGAAGGTCAAAAAGTCCGTATTCTTTATAATGATGCAATGGTAGCAGAATTGGAAGGAGGAAATTCAGGCATAGGCGAAGGTTCTTTCTGGGATAATCTGGATAATCGCTGGGGAGTAATCGGTTTGTTGGTTGCCTTTATTAGTGTCGCTGTAGGTTCCTATTTTAGTACAGCAAGAAAAAGGCGGTTTCAATCTTATCAGAGACAAGCCAATGATCTCCTCCTCCATTTTTGGGTTGATAAAGCCAATGTAGATCCTAAACTCATTTCCCTCAAAGAAAAGATTCATGCTTCTCTCCAGAAGACACGCATCAATGAAAATCAGTTCTTGATTCTTAACAAACGAATCGACGATATAGAAAGAATTATCCATGAAGACTTTCCTCATCACAAAAAACTGAATAAAACAGTTAAAGATGAGTTAGACGAAATTTGCTCCAATGGAGTGATTACTGAAAAAGAATTCAGCAGGATTATGACCCTTACCCGCAAATTTGGGCGAGAATCGGCATCCTGA